Proteins co-encoded in one Pelobates fuscus isolate aPelFus1 chromosome 5, aPelFus1.pri, whole genome shotgun sequence genomic window:
- the MILR1 gene encoding allergin-1 isoform X1, whose translation MLLRYHLLFFVSVCEWKTRTQLLTLAHISLNSPITTVKSEGEKTENITSLKLIPRSNVTVIGNTETISCLSTGGSVPITYQLFHNRSVNGRIIYTEERQISFNVTILDATYLGTYRCKANNTQTHPMYSQSFNFTLQENESNGSPAPSTLIIVLLLVFILGPALVLSAFVFRRFCRRRSSDRIYANTTTEVTGDRIYENMSKKEADLETVGGQEINYSTIVPANNTEKNTNVEYTAIRRHQ comes from the exons ATGCTTTTACGTTATCATCTCCTGTTTTTCGTATCTGTCTGTGAATGGAAGACTCGAACCCAACTACTTACGCTTGCACACATTTCTCTGAATTCACCAATTACAA CTGTCAAGTCTGAAGGAGAGAAGACGGAAA ACATAACAAGTCTCAAGCTGATCCCACGTTCCAATGTCACCGTGATTGGGAATACAGAAACCATTTCCTGCCTTTCCACGGGTGGATCCGTGCCCATCACATACCAGTTGTTCCATAACAGGAGTGTTAATGGCAGGATAATATACACGGAAGAGAGGCAAATCTCATTTAATGTCACTATCCTTGATGCAACCTACTTGGGAACCTACCGTTGTAAAGCAAATAACACCCAGACCCATCCTATGTACAGCCAGTCATTTAACTTCACGTTACAAG aaaATGAGTCTAATGGATCGCCTGCACCTAGTACCTTAATTATTGTCCTCCTGTTGGTTTTCATCCTAGGACCTGCTTTAGTTTTGTCTGCCTTTGTATTCAGGAGGTTTTGCAGGCGTAGAAGTA GCGACAGAATATATGCAAACACAACAACTGAAGTTACAG GTGACAGAATATATGAAAATATGTCCAAGAAAGAAGCAG ATTTAGAGACCGTCGGAGGGCAGGAGATAAACTATTCTACCATTGTACCAGCCAACAACACAGAAA AAAACACGAACGTAGAATACACTGCTATCCGCAGACACCAGTGA
- the MILR1 gene encoding allergin-1 isoform X2: protein MLLRYHLLFFVSVCEWKTRTQLLTLAHISLNSPITTVKSEGEKTENITSLKLIPRSNVTVIGNTETISCLSTGGSVPITYQLFHNRSVNGRIIYTEERQISFNVTILDATYLGTYRCKANNTQTHPMYSQSFNFTLQENESNGSPAPSTLIIVLLLVFILGPALVLSAFVFRRFCRRRSSDRIYANTTTEVTGDRIYENMSKKEAENTNVEYTAIRRHQ from the exons ATGCTTTTACGTTATCATCTCCTGTTTTTCGTATCTGTCTGTGAATGGAAGACTCGAACCCAACTACTTACGCTTGCACACATTTCTCTGAATTCACCAATTACAA CTGTCAAGTCTGAAGGAGAGAAGACGGAAA ACATAACAAGTCTCAAGCTGATCCCACGTTCCAATGTCACCGTGATTGGGAATACAGAAACCATTTCCTGCCTTTCCACGGGTGGATCCGTGCCCATCACATACCAGTTGTTCCATAACAGGAGTGTTAATGGCAGGATAATATACACGGAAGAGAGGCAAATCTCATTTAATGTCACTATCCTTGATGCAACCTACTTGGGAACCTACCGTTGTAAAGCAAATAACACCCAGACCCATCCTATGTACAGCCAGTCATTTAACTTCACGTTACAAG aaaATGAGTCTAATGGATCGCCTGCACCTAGTACCTTAATTATTGTCCTCCTGTTGGTTTTCATCCTAGGACCTGCTTTAGTTTTGTCTGCCTTTGTATTCAGGAGGTTTTGCAGGCGTAGAAGTA GCGACAGAATATATGCAAACACAACAACTGAAGTTACAG GTGACAGAATATATGAAAATATGTCCAAGAAAGAAGCAG AAAACACGAACGTAGAATACACTGCTATCCGCAGACACCAGTGA
- the MILR1 gene encoding allergin-1 isoform X3 produces MLLRYHLLFFVSVCEWKTRTQLLTLAHISLNSPITTVKSEGEKTENITSLKLIPRSNVTVIGNTETISCLSTGGSVPITYQLFHNRSVNGRIIYTEERQISFNVTILDATYLGTYRCKANNTQTHPMYSQSFNFTLQENESNGSPAPSTLIIVLLLVFILGPALVLSAFVFRRFCRRRSSDRIYANTTTEVTGDRIYENMSKKEAENTNVEYTAIRRHQ; encoded by the exons ATGCTTTTACGTTATCATCTCCTGTTTTTCGTATCTGTCTGTGAATGGAAGACTCGAACCCAACTACTTACGCTTGCACACATTTCTCTGAATTCACCAATTACAA CTGTCAAGTCTGAAGGAGAGAAGACGGAAA ACATAACAAGTCTCAAGCTGATCCCACGTTCCAATGTCACCGTGATTGGGAATACAGAAACCATTTCCTGCCTTTCCACGGGTGGATCCGTGCCCATCACATACCAGTTGTTCCATAACAGGAGTGTTAATGGCAGGATAATATACACGGAAGAGAGGCAAATCTCATTTAATGTCACTATCCTTGATGCAACCTACTTGGGAACCTACCGTTGTAAAGCAAATAACACCCAGACCCATCCTATGTACAGCCAGTCATTTAACTTCACGTTACAAG aaaATGAGTCTAATGGATCGCCTGCACCTAGTACCTTAATTATTGTCCTCCTGTTGGTTTTCATCCTAGGACCTGCTTTAGTTTTGTCTGCCTTTGTATTCAGGAGGTTTTGCAGGCGTAGAAGTA GCGACAGAATATATGCAAACACAACAACTGAAGTTACAG GTGACAGAATATATGAAAATATGTCCAAGAAAGAAGCAG